The Toxoplasma gondii ME49 chromosome XII, whole genome shotgun sequence genome includes a region encoding these proteins:
- a CDS encoding MC family transporter, putative (encoded by transcript TGME49_249702), giving the protein MTPGVATRDASAGGAFRDLSKGAVLQCVEAATLGMPFEVWKTRMGRYRSESTVEAFQQIYREGGVRAYWRGLAPKLVESASKGAVLLYSKECILTWTRRLGASDTLSGFAAGAGGGICQTVVMGPCTYIVTALVTQDKSRGLSVSDKVREVLKTSGLKGFYSGGTAVAFRQATNWASRQGFTEWIRTKMKRGDEEAKLSKSQEVVAGIVGGTLATWNQPFEVARIQMQSAANEGKQRQTLFEVFRTISAEEGVRGLFKGVVPRIGLGIWQTLFMVTGAKLLKESLNW; this is encoded by the exons ATGACGCCGGGTGTAGCTACAAGGGACGCCAGCGCCGGAGGAGCGTTTCGCGACCTCTCCAAGG GTGCAGTCCTTCAGTGCGTGGAAGCTGCTACGCTTGGCATGCCTTTTGAGGTTTGGAAAACGCGCATGGGCAG gTATCGGAGTGAGTCGACCGTCGAGGCTTTCCAGCAAATTTACAGAGAAGGCGGTGTGCGAGCGTACTGGCGAGGCTTGGCGCCGAAGCTCGTGGAGTCCGCCTCGAAGGGGGCTGTGCTGCTCTACTCGAAA GAGTGTATTTTGACGTGGACGAGACGTCTGGGAGCGTCCGACACTCTCAGTGGATTCGCTGCAGGCGCTGGCGGAGGCATTTGTCAGACCGTCGTAATGGGGCCTTGTACCTACATCGTCACTGCTCTCGTCACGCAAGACAAATCGCGAGGCTTGAGCGTCTCGGACAAAGTTCGAGAAGTTCTGAAAACGAGCGGACTGAAG GGATTCTACTCCGGCGGAACTGCGGTCGCGTTCCGCCAAGCCACGAACTGGGCGTCTCGGCAAGGCTTCACCGAGTGGATTCGAACGAAAatgaagagaggagacgaagaagcgaaactcTCTAAATCACAAGAAGTAGTCGCGGGCATTGTC GGCGGCACACTGGCGACGTGGAATCAGCCGTTCGAGGTGGCGCGAATTCAGATGCAGTCTGCTGCGAAcgaagggaagcagagacagacccTTTTCGAG GTCTTCAGGACCATCTCAGCTGAGGAAGGAGTGCGGGGGCTCTTCAAAGGCGTCGTTCCTCGCATAGGTTTGGGGATATGGCAAACCTTGTTCATGGTGACAGGAGCAAAACTTCTGAAGGAGTCTCTGAACTGGTAG